The following is a genomic window from Solanum lycopersicum chromosome 6, SLM_r2.1.
ctttaatttgatttttgtttccttttctcTTAGGGCATGGAATATAGTGGTAATTATAACTATGAAGATGAGAGCTTCTTTGAATTCAAGCCAAATATTTCTCAAGGTATCTATGATTTATCAAGTGCTTACAACacaaatattgaagaaaaaagtggtcaaaagtcaatttcttctaataattcttCCTCTAATTCTGGGggatttctcatttcattttcttcaaatcaAGAAGAAGATATTGGTGCAATGATAAGCTCAGAAAATTCATGCCAAGAATCATTTTTATTAggggaaaataataataacaataataataataataatgttatgtATAAGAGGAGTCCACAACAAGCACAAGATCATGTTATTGCAGAGAGGAAGAGGAGAGAAAAAATGGGAGACCTTTTCATCTCTTTGTCAAAGATTGTACCTGGTCTTAAGAAGGTaaacttcttttcttttatcctCTGTCTTTCTAGTTTTGACGTAACTGATAAaattactttcatataattaGGATTGAGGTCATATAGTCGAATTGTAAAAATAAACTATTGCATAAATATCTGGTAAGACTATATGTGCAATAAACTCAATCTTGtgatttgactttttttcaaaCTTCACATAGCAAAAATTTAGTGTATCAAAATGCATTTTTCTTTCCTAACTCCCAACACTAGTGACTCACAATCATTTGTGATAACTTTtgattaaaagtaaaataattgtagaataaattaataaaaagtctAGTGATTCGACGACatctatatatcatatatacaaCATGAAAAACCAAATAAATTTGAAACCCTTGGCCCTCTAGCTCTCACCTCTGCTTTCGAACTAGTATCTTAACTAGCGAGACTATGAATAAAAAGAATTCATACAGTCAATTAAACATGCTTGAATAAAGAGAGTAATAgagtaaataattattttctatcttcctttcaaaaaatattttttttaaaaaggaaaaaaaatgaaaatggtgaaaaggcgatatattcttttaaataattgtAGTACTTTGTAATTTCCgaagacttttgaaaaaaaaaacatttgggTTCTCAAAATACAAATAGCAAGTGTTATAAGCATTAGTCTGTGGCATGGCTACATAGACTAAAGGGTGATCGATTGAATATCAAAAAttctataattatattttataagtatataaaaataatagtgtatttattcgaaaatattttttttttagatagaaGTGAATAAGTAGATCATGTATTTTTAGGTTTCAGTTTATAGATCACTTGATACACAaatatgattgtatatttttttttgtgtgtgttttatAGTTAGATaaatcatctatccttggagATACGATTGAGTACATGAAAGAGCTTCAAGAACAAGTAAAACTTCTTGAAGAGTCAAAGAAAAACACATCATCATCTTTGGAACATAATGATTCTAACAAGGAACAAGTATTAGGATCAAACAAGATTAAGGTAAGGATTATGGACAAAAATGTACTTATTAACATACATTGCAACAAACAAGATGGAATGTTGGGAAGATTGCTAGTCCAAATGGAGCAATTGCATCTTTCAGTCCATGACATGAGGATTATGCCTTTTGGTCCTACTAATCTTGAAATATCACTTCTTGCTCAGGtactttaatttataattaacacTCTTAATCTTCAATTAAGTATGACATCTACTGcaaaattaaccataattttGTTTCTACCTACTATTGAACAATTGACACTAGATTTTTGAGGTCTCAACAACTTTACAACAACTTGATACCTTAAAAGACAAAACTCCAGAgatataaaactaaaataacccATGAGTTGTTTTAAAGAGTGATCATCCATTTTTTAATATTGCATGGCAGTCATAAAATTATTCTCTTATAACCCAAAAAAAACAACTCAACTATACTCAGGTGGGGTCTGATCAAGGTGAGGTCATGTAATCTGACCTTAGTAATCCTACCTTTGTGGTGTAGGGAGTTGGCTATTTCGATAAATTTATGGCTcaagtaaattattattttagaataGGTGAAAGAAATGGAAGAATAAAAAGTTGggatgaaaatattgaagaaatAGAAGTACCGATAGTAAAATAGTAAAGATAACTcctgataaaataaaatagtaaagaaaattaaagttatagaAATAACACTAGTAATGAAATTGAATGATATGATAATActagcaataataataagaatggTATTGAAACATATATGTGTTCTAGACTACTTATTAACCGTCTATTGTAATTTTCGATCTTCATGTTCCCTAATCTAACTAGGGTCATATCCTCGGTGAGTAGAAGATATGCAATGTCTTGTCTAAATATCTCTCCCCAATTCGTCCTACACCTATGTACTTCTATTTCTCCTCAAGCTTATCACTTTTTAGCCTCTTGCACCTTTTCATTGGGCATTTGTTCTCTGTCATCTTTCACGTGTCAGAACCATCTCAATGTCCTTTCCAAGATCTTGTCCATCTTAGATTACTCTCATCTTGCCTCTTATATTTtcgtttttaattttattcattcttaGTATATGTGCTCATACATAATTGAAACATCCTCATCtttactattttcattttttgaatgtGCAAATTTTTGACTGGCCAATATTCCACCCTCTACAACATAGTCACTCTAACAATCATTCTATAAAACTCATCTTGAAGTCTCCTTGCCAGAATCTCAACGGCTAGTGACGCTccaaatcacaaaaaataattcaattatcacTATGCAAAtgattaatcataattttttatcgtTAAATAATTCATAgctaacatatattttttataagtataCGCTAATGCTTGAGtcctttttttagaatttttttttagaaaatgtgaACTACTATGGTCCTAAAACACTGGTTCTCACTTCGTCAACTCACCTTATGTATTATCCTTGTTACAACTTACACCACTTTAAAGAAAAATACCATTTTTATacccacttttttaaaaaataataaatcacatGATATACCACATGGTGGAAAACATCGGGTAATAGATTGGTTCAGAAAATGAGTTCTTTTTAAGGACTTATTGACACATAGCTATATAGTTAAATGAAGATTCTATACGTGATaacctacttgtatttttctttaacCTTATTATAATCTGTGATATATGAGCATTGCTGAGTTATATTTTGTcacaaatattagtttttttacatatatgtaCAAATGCGatagaaaatttaaatgattatcGACGAAATTATCCAAATGCAATAATATAGGCTTTATACATGAGTTCGAagcctaaagggtataaaatgttaataaaaatttcaaaatggaaTATTAAGCAAAACAGCAAAATCGCTGGAATAGCAGCGATTTTCTCCGctggaaaaagcaaaatcgttGCTACACCAGCGATTTagcaaaatatgattttttttaacaaaaaaaaattaaaaaagcaGCGATTTTGTtgcaattttga
Proteins encoded in this region:
- the LOC112941643 gene encoding transcription factor bHLH18-like; its protein translation is MESNYYDSFQGMEYSGNYNYEDESFFEFKPNISQGIYDLSSAYNTNIEEKSGQKSISSNNSSSNSGGFLISFSSNQEEDIGAMISSENSCQESFLLGENNNNNNNNNNVMYKRSPQQAQDHVIAERKRREKMGDLFISLSKIVPGLKKLDKSSILGDTIEYMKELQEQVKLLEESKKNTSSSLEHNDSNKEQVLGSNKIKVRIMDKNVLINIHCNKQDGMLGRLLVQMEQLHLSVHDMRIMPFGPTNLEISLLAQMEDGCCINVEDIVKAIQINILDLVNN